The genomic region GAATGCTGTAACACACCTGCAAACATCTCAGGGAACAGGGACAAAATATCAATTTTCATCTATGAAAGCAATCCTTCCATTACGTGAATGACAATTTTCTTATTTTCCACATCAATTTCTTTTACAACGTCCTCGATATAGGGTATTAATATATCTTTCTCACCTTGTTTACCTAGTACCCATACATCATTCGCTCCAGTTGCAATGATTTCTTTTACCTTTCCAATCTCTTGGCCATCTTCAGAAAATACAACACAACCTATAATTTCGTGATAATAAAATTCACCTTCATTTAAATGACCAAGTTGGTCTTCTGAAACCTTTAACATCGCACCTTTAAATGCCTCTACATCATTTACATTTGCATATCCTTCAAACGTTAATAAATCAAAGTTTTTATGTACCCGATGAGCTAAAATTTTCACTGGAATAGGTGCTTCATTGTTTTTGAAAATATATAATGTATTCCCTTTTACATACCTTTCTTCAGTAAAATCTGTTGTAGAGATAACCCTTACTTCTCCACGTATTCCATGGGTGTTTACGATTTTCCCTACATTAAAGTAATTTGCCAAAAAAATCACCTCTATCTAATTTCAATTACACGGGCATCTTTTATGATAATGGTTCTCTGAAGCGAGTCCCACTGGTCCCCTACCTCTACACGTGTTATTGCTTGCATTTCTTTTTGTTTTATTTCACTACCTAAAGGTAGGATATGTAATTGCTCGATTCTAAACTCCAGCATCTTTATTTTTTCATTTCGAATGTCAAGTTCCTTCTTAAAGAAATCATGATTTCCTTGAGATCCTTTATTCTTGTACTGTACTTTTTTCTGTTCGAATTGCAGCTGTTCACATTCCTTTTGAAGCTGCAGAATTTCGTCCGTAAAAAAGTCTAGCAATTGTTGTTTACTTTTATCAGTGAGGATTTGTTTGACGATGACCGTCTGTATGATATCCATGTTCACCATCCTAATAAAGTCTTATTCTTCGTACATTGTGATTTTTAAAAAAACTACCCTATACGGAGTACATGTCTTATTAATTGAGACTCTTATCGTAAACATTTTCTACTAATTAGATATAATCATCTTGACTGAAACAATCCGCAGGAATAAAGTTTGAAGTATCGAAAAAAGGGAGAGGAAATATCCTCACCCTTTCTTTTTGAATTCATTAATTAGAAACTTATTGTATATCTAGTTGAATACGCTTTTCGCTTTTTGTAGCGGCAGCATAGATTACTGTACGAATTGCCTTAGCAACTCGTCCATTTTTACCTATTACTTTACCGACATCTTCTTTATGAACAGAAAGTTTATAAGTGATGTGGCTATTGTCTGCTACTTCAGTAACGACAACATCTTCTGGATAGTCAACTAAAGGTTTTACAATTGTTTCAATTAGATCCTTCATAGCATCCACATTCATTACTTACTGTTTTTTGCTACGTGGAACTTTTCCATGATCCCTTGCTTAGAGAAAAGGTTGCGAACTGTATCAGATGGTTTCGCACCAGTTTGTAACCACTTAAGAGCAAGAGTTTCGTTAATATCAACGATTGCTGGTTCAGCAACTGGATTGTAAGTTCCGATTTCTTCGATGAAACGACCATCACGTGGTGAACGAGAATCTGCTACTACCACACGATAGAAAGGACTTTTCTTTGAACCCATACGCTTTAAACGAATTTTAACTGCCATTTGTATATAACCTCCGAAATTTTAATTTATGTTTTTAATGGATATATATTTATCCTTGTTATTGACAACAAAATATATAATATCAGTATAAGAAATGTTTGTAAAGTATTTTTTCTTAACAGTATGATAAAAAGTAAATTTCGCCTACATAAACGGAAGCTTAAAACCGCCTTTTTTCTTCCCTTTTTGCATATTTGTCATTTGCTTCATCATCTTCTTCATATCTTCAAATTGCTTTAATAAGCGATTTACTTCTTGAACTGATGTTCCACTACCTTTAGCTATTCGTTTCTTTCGACTTGCATTGATAATTTCAGGTTGAATTTTCTCCTTTTTAGTCATAGATTTAATAATTGCCTCTACATGACTAATTTGTTTCTCATCCACCTTCATATCCTTTAGACCCTTTATCTTGTTTGCACCAGGCATCATCCCTAGCAGTTCATCTAATGGCCCCATACTCCTAACTTGCGCAAGTTGATCAAGGAAATCATCAAATGTAAATGACATCGTACGCATCTTTTGCTCAAGTTCTTTTGCTTTTTCTTCATCTACAGAAGCTTGTGCTTTTTCAATAAGTGTCAGCACATCCCCCATACCTAGAATTCGCGTGGCCATTCGTTCAGGGTGGAATGGTTCAATCGCATCCATTTTCTCCCCTAAGCCGACAAACTTAATTGGTGTGTTCGTTACCGCTTTAACTGATAAAGCCGCCCCACCACGGGTGTCACCATCCAATTTTGTTAATACGACACCTGTGATATCAAGTTGCTCATTAAAGCTTTGTGCAACGTTTACTGCATCTTGTCCAGTCATTGCATCAACTACTAAAAAGATTTCATTCGGCTTTGATATTTCTTTAACTTCTATCAGTTCATTCATTAGGTTTTCATCAACATGCAGTCGACCAGCCGTATCAATTAATACATAATCGTAGTGCTCTTTTTTTGCGTGTTCAATCGCTTGTTTTGCAATTTCAACAGGACTAACTTGATCTCCTAATGAGAAGACAGGCATGCTGAGCTGCTTTCCTAGTGTTTCTAATTGCTTGATTGCAGCTGGTCTGTATATATCTGCTGCTACAAGTAGTGGTTTGCGGTTATATTTCTTTCTTAATAGGTTCGCCAGTTTTCCCGTAGTCGTCGTTTTACCAGCACCTTGCAAACCTACCATCATCACAACTGTTGGTGGTCTGTTAGAAACAGCGATTTTACTCTGTTCTCCCCCCATCAGTGCTGTAAGTTCTTCTTGTACAACTTTGATAACTTGTTGTCCAGGAGTTAAGCTCTTCATCACTTCCTGGCCAACAGAACGTTCGGAAACTTTCTTAACGAAATCTTTTACAACTTTGAAGTTAACGTCAGCCTCAAGAAGCGCTAATCGTACCTCTCTCATCATTTCTTTTACATCTGCTTCCGTAACTTTACCTTTTCCTTTTATCTTTTGAATCGTACTTTGCAAACGGTCGGCTAATCCTTCAAATGCCATTACTGCCGCCCCCTAATCTAATTTCTCAATTTCTTCAATTAATTCAATTGCTTTTGGATTATCTCGCATTATCTGTTTACATTCATTTAATAGCGTGAGTCGACTTTGAAACTTCTCTAGTAAACAAAGCTTTTGTTCATACTCTTCAAGCATCGCTTCAGTCCGTTTAATATTATCATAGACTGCTTGACGGCTAACCTCATACTCTTCTGCGATCTCTCCTAGTGAATGATCGTCTAAATAATATTGCTCCATATAGCTTCTTTGCTTTGGAGTGAGGAGCGATTGATAGAAATCTAACAAGTAATTCATTCTTGTTGTTTTCTCTAGCATATGAGACCCCTCCATCGTTAAGTACATTACCTTTACAAACTATCACATTTCTTAGCACAATGTCAAGTTATTACACTTGACGAATAGCTCATCTTATAGTATGTCTCTTGTCTTATTTTACAGCCAAACAAACCATACAAATATAGCCCCCTTCTATGTAAGGGGGCTATATCCTTTACTCTTTTTCTGCTTCTGCTTCAATCATTTCACTAAATAATCCGTATACAAATTGCTCTGCATTAAATTCTTGTAAGTCGTCCATTTGCTCACCTAAGCCAACAAATTTAACTGGTGTATCCAGCTCATTGCGGATTGCAAGAACGATTCCACCCTTTGCAGTTCCGTCAAGTTTTGTTAATACAATTCCGGTTACGTTTGTAGCTTCTGTAAAGGTTTTCGCCTGACTCATCGCATTTTGTCCTGTCGTTGCATCCAGTACAAGTAATACCTCATGCGGTGCTCCTGGTACTTCTCTTTCTATGACGCGTTTTACCTTTTCTAATTCTTTCATTAAGTTTACTTTATTTTGCAGTCGACCAGCCGTATCACAGATAAGTATATCAACATTTCTGGATTTTGCGGCTTGCAGAGCATCGTACATAACAGCCGCAGGATCTGAACCTTCGGATTGTTTAATTACATCAACTCCAGCTCTATCTCCCCACACTTCCAATTGCTCGATCGCACCTGCTCTAAACGTATCTCCCGCAGCAAGTATTACTTTCTTACCCTCTTGTTTAAATTTATTTGCAAGTTTTCCAATTGAAGTTGTTTTCCCAACTCCATTTACACCTACAACAAGAACAACTGTCAAACCATTTTCCTGCATATTAATCCCCTCAGCAGCCTTATCGTCACCTTGATAAATCTCTATTAGCTTTTCAGATATAACGGCTTTTACATCACGAGGTTCTTGTATATTTCTTTTCTTCACTTCATCCTTCAACTCATCGATTAAATCCATAACTGTTGTTACCCCAACGTCAGCAGAAATTAAGATTTCTTCTAACTCTTCGAAGAAATCCTCATCTACCTTGCGATAACGATAGACTAAATCGTTTACCTTTCCTGAGAAGGAATCTCTTGTTTTAGATAATCCATCCTTAAATTTTTCGGTAACTGTATCTGTTTGTTTTGAGATTTTTTCTTTTAACTTTTTAAAAAAACTCATTTTTTAACCCCTCTTATCTTTAGACTGTTTTCTTATAGATTGTTGCTTTGTTTTACCTTAGTATCTAGATGTTTCTATATAAATAGAGTT from Bacillus sp. BGMRC 2118 harbors:
- the rpsP gene encoding 30S ribosomal protein S16 encodes the protein MAVKIRLKRMGSKKSPFYRVVVADSRSPRDGRFIEEIGTYNPVAEPAIVDINETLALKWLQTGAKPSDTVRNLFSKQGIMEKFHVAKNSK
- the ftsY gene encoding signal recognition particle-docking protein FtsY, yielding MSFFKKLKEKISKQTDTVTEKFKDGLSKTRDSFSGKVNDLVYRYRKVDEDFFEELEEILISADVGVTTVMDLIDELKDEVKKRNIQEPRDVKAVISEKLIEIYQGDDKAAEGINMQENGLTVVLVVGVNGVGKTTSIGKLANKFKQEGKKVILAAGDTFRAGAIEQLEVWGDRAGVDVIKQSEGSDPAAVMYDALQAAKSRNVDILICDTAGRLQNKVNLMKELEKVKRVIEREVPGAPHEVLLVLDATTGQNAMSQAKTFTEATNVTGIVLTKLDGTAKGGIVLAIRNELDTPVKFVGLGEQMDDLQEFNAEQFVYGLFSEMIEAEAEKE
- a CDS encoding signal recognition particle protein, whose product is MAFEGLADRLQSTIQKIKGKGKVTEADVKEMMREVRLALLEADVNFKVVKDFVKKVSERSVGQEVMKSLTPGQQVIKVVQEELTALMGGEQSKIAVSNRPPTVVMMVGLQGAGKTTTTGKLANLLRKKYNRKPLLVAADIYRPAAIKQLETLGKQLSMPVFSLGDQVSPVEIAKQAIEHAKKEHYDYVLIDTAGRLHVDENLMNELIEVKEISKPNEIFLVVDAMTGQDAVNVAQSFNEQLDITGVVLTKLDGDTRGGAALSVKAVTNTPIKFVGLGEKMDAIEPFHPERMATRILGMGDVLTLIEKAQASVDEEKAKELEQKMRTMSFTFDDFLDQLAQVRSMGPLDELLGMMPGANKIKGLKDMKVDEKQISHVEAIIKSMTKKEKIQPEIINASRKKRIAKGSGTSVQEVNRLLKQFEDMKKMMKQMTNMQKGKKKGGFKLPFM
- a CDS encoding KH domain-containing protein is translated as MKDLIETIVKPLVDYPEDVVVTEVADNSHITYKLSVHKEDVGKVIGKNGRVAKAIRTVIYAAATKSEKRIQLDIQ
- the rimM gene encoding ribosome maturation factor RimM, which codes for MANYFNVGKIVNTHGIRGEVRVISTTDFTEERYVKGNTLYIFKNNEAPIPVKILAHRVHKNFDLLTFEGYANVNDVEAFKGAMLKVSEDQLGHLNEGEFYYHEIIGCVVFSEDGQEIGKVKEIIATGANDVWVLGKQGEKDILIPYIEDVVKEIDVENKKIVIHVMEGLLS
- a CDS encoding putative DNA-binding protein, with the protein product MLEKTTRMNYLLDFYQSLLTPKQRSYMEQYYLDDHSLGEIAEEYEVSRQAVYDNIKRTEAMLEEYEQKLCLLEKFQSRLTLLNECKQIMRDNPKAIELIEEIEKLD